A window of Paraburkholderia sp. ZP32-5 genomic DNA:
ACGCCACGTGACGCCGGGCGGCGTGGACAGCCACGTGCACTTCGACCAGCCGACCGGCGACGGCTCCATCATGGCCGACGACTTCCTGTCCGGCACGACCTCGGCGGCCTGCGGCGGCACCACCACGGTGATTCCGTTCGCGTGCCAGCAAAAGGGCCACACGTTGCGCGAAGCGATCGACGATTATCATCGGCGCGCGGGTAACAAGCCGGTGATCGACTACGCGTTCCATCTGATCGTCACCGACCCGACGCCGCAGATCCTGAAGGAGGAACTGCCCGCGCTGATTGCGGAGGGCTATACGTCGTTCAAGATCTACATGACGTACGACGCGCTGAAGCTCTCCGATCGCGAGATTCTCGATACGCTGCTGGTGGCGCGCAACGAAGGCGCGATGGTGATGATCCACGCGGAAAACGCCGACTGCATCGCATGGCTGACCGAAAAGCTGCTCGAAGCGGGCCACACCGCGCCGCGCTATCACGCGACGTCACGGCCGATGCTGGTCGAGCGCGAAGCGACGCATCGCGCGATTTCGCTTGCCGAAGTGGTCGACGTGCCAATTCTGATCGTGCACGTATCCGGCCGCGAAGCGGTCGAGCAGATTCGCTGGGCACAGAGCCACGGTCTGAAGGTGTACGGCGAAACCTGTCCGCAATATCTGTTTCTGACCGCCGATTCGCTCGGTTGCGACGACAGCTTCGAAGGCGCGAAATGCATCTGTAGTCCGCCGCCGCGCGACAAGGCCAATCAGCAGGTGATCTGGGACGGACTCGAGAACGGCTCGTTCGAAGTGTTTTCGTCGGACCATGCGCCGTTCCGTTTCGATGGTCCGGACGGCAAGAAAGTGCATGGCGAAAACGTGTCCTTCGATCAGATCGCCAACGGCATTCCGGGCGTCGAGACGCGCATGGCGCTACTGTGGTCCGAAGGCGTGCGGCGCGGGCGCATCACGCCGCAGAGCTTCGTCGCGCTGACTTCGACGAATGCGGCCAGGCTATACGGACTGTATCCGCGCAAAGGCAGCATTGCGATCGGCGCGGATGCGGATCTGGTGATCTGGGACGAGAGCGGTGAAGTCGAGATTACCAATGCGAAGTTGCATCACAACGTCGATTACACGCCGTACGAAGGCATGCGCGTAAGCGCCTGGCCAGCGCTGACGATGTCGCGCGGTGACGTCGTGTGGGACGGCCAGACTCCTTGTGGCAAGGCAGGACGCGGCGAGTTTTTGCCGTGCGCGCGGCCGGAGCCAGCCAGACCGCGCCGGCGCAAGACGCTGCTTCCGATCTGAAATAGCGTTGCAGTTGGGTAGACCCCGGACGCAAGCGGCTTTTTTTTAAATTATCGGAGAGGGGCGTGGGGATATCCGTTGCCGGAAAAGGCGGCATACCCCAAAAAAAGCTTCCCAACGAAACTGTGGAACTCAACAGGGGAAGTTGACGGAATAACGAATGGTGGGCCGGGTGGGGTTCGAACCCACGATGTCCTTTCGGAGGTGGATTATGAGTCCACTGCCTGCAACCAACACGGCGTCCAGCCCAGAGAAGAAAAAGACCCGGTCGTAAAGGCCGGGCCATTTCGTCGATTGGCCGACATACTACACGAAAAAGGGGCCTTCGCAACCGCTTCGCTCATGCGAAACGACCGGAAGGCCCCTTCAATTCACATCAGTGCCGGCTATAGGCGCCGGCCGCGATCAATTCCCTTCGAGGAACGACTTCAGCTTGTCCGAACGGCTCGGATGACGCAGCTTGCGCAGCGCCTTCGCCTCGATCTGACGGATCCGCTCACGCGTCACGTCGAACTGCTTGCCGACTTCTTCGAGCGTGTGATCGGTGCTCATCTCG
This region includes:
- the hydA gene encoding dihydropyrimidinase; its protein translation is MPHFDTVIRNARVVTAADIFTSDIGIRDGRIVALGLDLDAGAREIDAAGRHVTPGGVDSHVHFDQPTGDGSIMADDFLSGTTSAACGGTTTVIPFACQQKGHTLREAIDDYHRRAGNKPVIDYAFHLIVTDPTPQILKEELPALIAEGYTSFKIYMTYDALKLSDREILDTLLVARNEGAMVMIHAENADCIAWLTEKLLEAGHTAPRYHATSRPMLVEREATHRAISLAEVVDVPILIVHVSGREAVEQIRWAQSHGLKVYGETCPQYLFLTADSLGCDDSFEGAKCICSPPPRDKANQQVIWDGLENGSFEVFSSDHAPFRFDGPDGKKVHGENVSFDQIANGIPGVETRMALLWSEGVRRGRITPQSFVALTSTNAARLYGLYPRKGSIAIGADADLVIWDESGEVEITNAKLHHNVDYTPYEGMRVSAWPALTMSRGDVVWDGQTPCGKAGRGEFLPCARPEPARPRRRKTLLPI